One Hordeum vulgare subsp. vulgare chromosome 4H, MorexV3_pseudomolecules_assembly, whole genome shotgun sequence DNA window includes the following coding sequences:
- the LOC123448111 gene encoding ethanolamine-phosphate cytidylyltransferase-like: MDSASSSARTVAACVIGGIVLGASVVALHLGAGPAAPSLPPVEALRRRFRRRCRPVRVYMDGCFDMMHYGHCNALRQARALGDELVVGVVSDDEITANKGPPVTPLHERMKMVRAVKWVDDVIPDAPYAITEDFMNKLFNEYNIDYIIHGDDPCLLPDGTDAYALAKKAGRYKQIKRTEGVSTTDIVGRMLLCVRERPVSDNNSHSSLQRQFSHGHGQNIDDSGFGSGTKISHFLPTSRRIVQFSNGRGPGPNSRVVYIDGAFDLFHAGHVEILRLARGLGDFLLVGIHTDQTISSTRGPHRPIMNLHERSLSVLACRYVDEVIIGAPWHISKDMVTTFNISLVVHGTIAENMDYTEDDSNPYAVPVAMGIYHKLESPLDITTSTIIRRIVSNHEAYQKRNEKKEASEKKYYDSKSFVNGE, from the exons ATGGATTCGGCTAGTAGCAGCGCGCGGACGGTGGCGGCGTGCGTGATCGGCGGGATCGTGCTGGGCGCCTCGGTGGTCGCGCTGCACCTCGGCGCTGGCCCCGCGGCCCCGAGTCTGCCACCGGTCGAGGCCCTCCGGCGGCGcttccgccgccgctgccgccccgTGCGGGTCTACATGGACGGCTGCTTCGACATGATGCACTACGGTCACTGCAACGCGCTGCGCCAGGCACGGGCGCTCGGGgacgagctcgtcgtcggcgtcgtcagCGACGACGAGATCACCGCCAACAAGGGACCCCCCGTCACGCCGCTCCACGAGAG AATGAAAATGGTCCGTGCTGTCAAATGGGTTGACGATGTCATTCCAGATGCACCATATGCCATAACCGAAGATTTCATGAACAAGCTATTCAATGAGTACAATATTGATTACATTATTCATGGTGATGATCCTTGCCTGCTCCCAGATGGTACTGATGCATATGCCCTTGCCAAAAAGGCTGGCCGATATAAGCAGATTAAAAGGACTGAAGGAGTGTCAACAACAGATATTGTTG GAAGAATGCTTCTTTGTGTTAGAGAGAGACCAGTTTCTGATAATAACAGCCACTCTTCACTACAAAGACAGTTCAGTCATGGGCATGGTCAGAATATTGATGATAGTGGATTTGGAAGTGGAACAAAAATATCTCATTTTCTTCCCACATCTCGGCGGATAGTTCAGTTCTCAAATGGCAGG GGTCCAGGACCAAATTCCCGGGTAGTGTACATAGATGGTGCATTTGATCTGTTCCATGCTGGTCATGTCGAG ATACTGCGACTTGCTCGAGGGCTTGGAGATTTCTTGCTTGTGGGCATTCACACAGATCAGACCATAAG TTCAACTCGAGGACCACATCGCCCAATCATGAATCTCCATGAGCGCAGTTTGAGTGTTTTGGCTTGCCGTTATGTTGACGAAGTGATCATTGGTGCTCCCTGGCACATTTCGAAAGACATG GTTACCACTTTTAATATTTCATTGGTTGTTCATGGGACTATAGCTGAGAACATGGACTATACAGAG GATGATTCAAATCCATATGCTGTTCCAGTTGCTATGGGCATTTATCATAAGCTGGAGAGCCCTTTGGACATCACCACTAGTACTATTATAAGGAGGATAGTTTCTAACCATGAAGCCTATCAG AAGCGGAACGAGAAGAAGGAAGCCAGTGAGAAGAAGTACTACGACAGTAAAAGCTTTGTCAATGGAGAGTAG